The region CACTTGTTGCTACCGGCAACTAAATCATCCAATGGAGTGTTCATATTAGACATATTCTCGAAAAGACAAGCCATATGAGCAGGATATTCCGTTCGACGTGCCAATGCTAGTGATCTAGGAAGATCAATCATCAATCTTGTGAATTTTCTCTTGATTGGATCATAAGTGTAAAAAAAGTTGTCCACCTTTTGAGATTCAAAGCAAGATAGTACCAATTCACCAGAAGGAAAATTCCCAATAGGTGTAGCCTCATAAAAGTATTTCTCAACATGTGACGGCAATTTAATAGTAACCTTGGTCcatttagaattttcatgatcTTCTAACATCCAAATGTCCAAAATCCAAGAATCATATGATGGAGCATCTTTATGTGTATAAGATAGTGCTAGGTGCCCCTCAAATTGACCAAATCTTCTAGTTGGAGCCACTGGTGGAGGTTCAACAATGTTGATTTTTTCTTGGTGGACATCAAATGAAATAATACGGCCATTAAACTTCCAAAATATTATCCCATTTACAAAGTAACTCTGACCATTGACATTAGAAAATTCGCAATGGTATTCCTTATCAATTTCCTCTCTCCATTTCCCTTCTGATATTGAACTTGTATCGAAAGTGAGGACCTCGTAGACTAGGTCAGATTTATTGCCACAATCATCTTCGTAGTAATTGGTTCTCTGATTAGGTTTAGGAATGGCACAAACTTTAAACAATTTGTACACATTGTCGATAGGATCAAAACCAAGTGCATACCAAATTTTACTAGATTCAGGATGTAAACTTGACAAGGGAAGGTTCATAATCTCGCAAGTAAACATGTTAAAAAGTGAAACTTGATGGCCCGTGTAAAGACAAGCAAGTCCGTTTACAACTGGAGTAATGTTTTCATAACACAAATAGGGCAAACTTAATTGTTCAACAAACGTTTCCTGTAAAACAATCCAAAAGATAAAATGTTAGTTTTGGATAAGTTAATTAAGGTGATGagctttatatttttaattcaGTCATTTTCAAAAAGATGCTTGTCTCAAAGTTACTGTACTAACACGATCTACACATGAATCTTAGTTTTTCATGACCTTAGTCTTTTCTTTATAAATATAGGCTTCATTCTTTTAACACATGTAAAGTCAAAGTAAAATAAGATAATGAACCCAAAAAAATACAAAACGTCAAAAAGGAAGATATTAGAGTTTAGGTgaaacatcaaaaaaaaaaaaaaaaaaaaaattaccttatGGCATGACATGTTTGTGTGTCGATATATGTATTGCAACGATTTTACAAATAGCTAGGTATTTATATTAGATAcaattaaatatgtacaaacAAACATCCAAGAGTATCAACCGACCTATCTTGCCATGTCTGTTCTTTAATTTGTTACACAAAATTATAGTTTAGTTCCCCGCCCGTTAAATTCAAATATACATCTAATAAAGTAGAATTTATACATTAGATATGTACAAACAGAACATCTGAGAGTCTCAAGCGACTATCTTGTCCCGTCTAAGTGTCTTTAAtttgttacataaaattaaaatttagaccACTGCCCGTTAAATTCATATACCCCAACAAAGTAGAATTCGTAGAATTCTTACATTAGATATGTACAAACAAACCATCGAAGAGTCTCAAGCGACTATCTTGTCATGTCTAAGTATCTTTTATTTGTTACATAAGATTATAATTTAACAAAAACTAGAATTCAATACACTCACCACGTTTAAATCCTGAATCTGCTCTCTGGAAGAGGTGAGGGCACGGATGGGCCCACAAAAGAGACCGGCTTTCATGGAACCCGATCGAGGGGCGCAACGAGTGTTATCCGACGTGACATTTACGACTATGTGGCCGTAAGGCCTATGttgaaaaatcatggaagaccAAGATGTTGATACACACTTAAATCTGTTCAAAGATTTAACTGGTAGCCAACCTAAAATTTGGAACACAATTTCTGATGGGATTTCTTTAACTTTCTTCTCCATTATAATTCAATGTATCGATTTTTTGTTGTAACTTCTCTTGAAATAGAGAGGACAACATAAGATGTTTATTTATAGGTGACTCATGACTGGGATTTTAAGAGTCGGCTAAtggtaaatatatatggaaTAATATTAaacctagttttttttttttcactcggttttaattaaggaaaagaaaaagaagggtaagtttTAAAAAGGATGAGTTATATTTTAAGAAactttaagaagaaaaaaatagccTATTCTTTCGCCATTTCGTTTGGCTGGATAAATGGCTGATTATTTTTTTCCCTAAAACTCAGCACTTAGccccatttatttttcttagagAACAAGTTTATACTCCCTTAGCTCttatctttttctctctttttttctcccttaATTATTCGGAAAAAATATGTCACAAATTATGGTTATTAGATTATACCTGAATTACGAAAATGAAAGATTTAATGGGTAAGTACTTACAATTTAAAGGTGCAGTTTTTGTAATTTTTGCtattatttgtttatttctaGTGTTTGTTACGGTTTTTTTGGTGTTGTAGCTTCTCAAATTTGAGGAGactttatttcttgttgtttctatctaatttttttttttttaattaaatctaaTACCCGgaattttgttaaatattttacggaaaccaaaaaggaaaaatttctTAAATATACAATTTGCTCATTCacattgcaaaaaaatagctcaaaaatTACATGGGGCAATTGGCCAAAGGCCATTCTGAAAACTTATTTTGCCCAAAGGCCATAAGTCTCAAAAAATTGGTGGAATAGCCAACATTTATGATGTCGGCATGTTAGACGTCTTTTATATCAAATCCTAGCCCCAAAGTTTTGAAAACTACACTTTGGTCGCCATATCCCCAACATTTTAATTATcagaaatagaaataaaaaattctcCAAAAGCTTGCtattatttgtttatttctaGTGTTTGTTAATTTTGGATCTCGacttttttcttgttgtttctATCGGAAATATCcgttttgttaaatatttttcacctaTAAAATCGGTCCCATtcattgcaaaaaaataaaaagcttcCATAGTTAAAACTTATTTTCATTGTAACTAAAAGCTAGTAGAAATCGTTAAGAAGGAGCTTTCCCTATTGTTGTAAAAGCTCACTTTTCTGGCGAAAATTTCGGCCTCATTCCAACATTGGAGTTTGTTTTGGGAATACAAATTGTCTTGTGGAGTCAATTCTCCATTGAAATACCTTAGTTCAGAATCggtaatccttttctttttgagttCTCCATTGAAATATAGTTCTGGTATGGTAATCCTTGCTCTTTTTGTGGTTCGCCTAGTCATAGACCACAGTCATCAAAAAGTCATCGACCAACCATAGACCAAAGTCATAGTCTGTTATAGATTTATTATGGAGTTGATTGCAGAATATATTATAATAGGTAGTGATTACATGGGTGAATGGGATGAGACACCAAAATGTTGGAATTGGAATTCTGTGAGCAAGGTGACAGTGCCGATTGTCGTGCGTCGCAATGGTACGTATAATGACTTGGTTACGAGTGTAATGAAAAGCGGGGAGTTAAATTGTGAGCCTAGCGACTTGTGCATTAGTTATATGATTAATGTTTTGCCACTAGGGGAAAACCCATCCTTCTTTCATAACGAATGATAGGCAGGTGGGATTGTACATACTTAATATTGCTGCTAATGGTTCTAGGCCAGTTTTAAGAATAAATGTTGTTGAGAGGTCTCAAGTTGGTTCTACATTAGCAACTCCACCCCCACCCACAGACCCACCACTGCCATAGCCGCCAACCGATGACGCTTCAATAAAAAATGAGGGCATAGGTGATCATtttatggatatggatgatctTCATAGTGATGGCCAAGAGTGTGATGGAGATGATGGGGGTGATGGGCAGGCACCAAGTGGTTCGCAAAGCAACCACTACTTTAATAATAGAACCGGTTTTTACTTTGGGCAGACATTTGAAAACTAAGAgtatttaaagattttattgaaGAAAGCTACAATAAAGACTCTGTTTTGTTTTAAACCAAACAAGAGTAATAACAAATATTATAAGGTGGAATGCACCTCTCCTAATTGTGGTTAGATATTACGGGCCAATAAGTAGGAGAACTCGGATAGGTTTCGCATTTACAAGTACGTTGGTGATCACACTTGCGGGGTTGAACACGTTACGAGCACTCATAAGCATGCCTCTGTAGTTGTCCTTGCATCAGTCTTGATGAATGACTATATTGACAACAAAGGGCCAACGACAAAGGAAATTCAGAGGATGGTTTTTCGGGAGTTCCATTGTAAACCAAGCTATTGGCGGTGTTAGAAGGAAGGTGTAATGGCTAAGAACATGGTTAGGGGACACCGGAGCACAGGTATGCTTGCTTACTGGTTTGTTCGTAAATGGTTGAAAATCTAAATTCGGGTTCCAATATTTGCATTAATCTTGATGATGCGAACAGGTTTAAGTATTACTGCATAGCTTACAGAGCTTGCATTCAAGGATATAACCACATGAAAAaggttattgttgttgacggCACAGATTTATACGGCAAGTATGAGGGTGTGTTGTTATCTGCCGTCGCACAGTATACTAAGAACTATATCTATCCAATTGCTTTTTGCGTGGTGGACAAGGAGTGTGATGAATCTTGGACCTACTTCTTCGAGCAGCTGAGTTATATAATCGCCGATGAACTAGATTTGTGCATCATCTCTGATAGGCACAAGAGCATAGCCAACGGTGTTTCTAGAATTTTTAAGCATGCTCATCATGGACTATGCATGAAGCATCTTGGTGATAACCTTCGAAAAAATTTCCAATGTGGAGATTCTCTTCATGTATACTATGATGCAGCAAAGACATATGGTTACCAGGAGTTAAATGACCATTTTCAGCAATTAAAGGATAAATGCCCCCCGAAGCAGCTAATTGCCTCGAGTTTGATATTGGATTTGACAAGTGGAGCAGGGAACATTTTCTAGCAAGTAGGTACGATGTGCTAACCTCAAACATTATTGAGTCGCTAAACTCAATGTTAAGGAATGAAAGAGAGCGCCTGTGAACACTTATATACAAAAGCTTTGgcccaaaaacacttttatacagtgttatacacttatatataaaagacaAGTACATTGTGTATATAGGTCtttaaatgtgtataatatgtaggtatatacactaaaaaaattaattgtacAGTATTATACAAGAAAATTATAACAACCCGCCAggtcgttatttaatacttcgCAGACTCGTATCAAATCAAGGCCTAAGGTCTTAAAAGAAAGCCCTATAGGGTATCTAAAATAAAGAatagtgggaaaaatcaatttcgaaAAGAGTTAAAAATCGTGGGCCAGGGCAAAATTTGGCCCGCCTCGGCGACCGTGTATCGCCGCACCGGTCTCGGCAAGCGGCTGGACATACATCACGGACGGTGGGCgcattttttccatatttaattttatatttcaccctcctttttaatAAATGACCCTTCAAGGTTGCTATTAGGTTTTACATAAAGAAAAACCTTTGACACCAAGAAAAAGAGGTTCCTCCAACATTCTTCACATCTTCCCCCTCAACCATCATCTCTCGCGGATGTCGGATAAAGGCTAGGAGGGTGGATACTTCATGCAAGCTCGAACAGCTGCTCGTCATTGAGGTaagttacggtttacttgagttagactttgattagtgagtcatatatacgtataaaGGTGAccggagaaagcatgattaggtcttcagacatggagttgatagatatacatatagtttatggagtgtgtgtgtgtatatatatatatatatatatatatatatatatatatatatagtaactaGGGTAACAATGAGTGTATAAACGGATATTAAGTTCTATGAATTCATTGGTGGCTATGTGTTACTGATTAGGAGAGATCACTTGTTACGACTAAGAAAGGTTGCCCTACAGGTTAGCATAATCACTCGGAGGTATATCTAATTTCCGCAATAAATTGTGAGTTATTGGTAATATTCATACCGTTGTTCGTTCTTGTCAATAAAAAGGGTTGCATTGGGTGAGTTGAGCGAATGCATAATAGTGTACGCCCATCAAGGGCATATTTCATGACATTGATTCATTCATTAGTATCGTTGCGTATATTGCGTGTGATTATGAAATAATGCATGGAGCGGAAAGTCTGAGTAAGTAGCAGTTGTGCTATTCGATTTTATAGTCGAGTTGTGTTGAATATGAGGTACTACTTGATAGTCAATCATTGGCAGTGAtgtgaaaataaatatatatccatatatgaaaaggcacatttgacccggggtgaggatgtgagctcgtggtccgaggtttgttccggaacgagtggtacatgggcatcatgggtcccctgcaggtcatgactattgggcaaagacaccaattagcataTATGTACAGTTCAAgtgattggccagtgcattatattgcacatcatcatattttgcattacacatcattacattttattctgcattattatatgctcgttagttctgattttggtatggatgttgaatgtCTATTGTGATATAAGtatgaccattgactgagttaaattgtggattagtgactctacctagggacgaaacttggacttgtgattatcaggtgagattattgagacttgacagacttgtggtttagaagcttcatcttaggctgtgactctgttgtgggatattctgtgacttgaatttgagtattaagtgcctagctattttatcttgttgatttatattgtgttgcatgaactaatcttagtcgacctatgatgcttaccagtacttgtggtgtactgatactactcttgttatatcctttttgggtgtagatgtgttgccGGTTATTACTTGAAGTTTCTCTTAGTGGATTACTAGACATCTTCCTACGGCCTTGCTCATTTCATTTCAGGCAGAGGTTGTGTCGTCTATTTGGTTTTGTTCTTGTgtaataggagctcttgtacctatctagactagatcccgggaAATTTTGCAGTCTTTCTTGTATTAATAACAAAGTCATTTTgagtattttcttttaaattgcgatcattaagtatatttttgttaataaaattgttgaatattgggttggttggtaagggttcgcctactcggCAGTAATACGGTAGGTTCCCACACGGCCCGTAGGTTTGGGACGTGacagttggtattagagcctaggttaccggtctcacaagtacaagagcaaatgtctagtagagtcttgtggaatgGTATGATGACGTTCGTACCCATCCGCAGGAGGCTGTAGGACATCTAGAAGTTTCCCTTCTTTCATTCTATCGTGCTACTCCAATACGCAATCTCCTAGTTGAATCCACTTGGTATCTGGGCTATTCCAATTGCTATCTTGAACGGCTAATTGATATCTGtcgattctaattggtatctaattATAATGACCCAAAGATTACCCTCTGTGGGTAGTATGTGTGTTAAGTGTGTGAATAAATGGAAATCGTGTTGCCGGCATTAAAGGGTATAAatttgcatatgtatattaGGAGGGTTAGTGAAACGAGAATACGTTCATACCTATTCGGTGAAATCCATGTCTATACGCGCTAAGCAAACGAACGCCCCTGCATGCCCTAAGTTGGTGGGCATCAAAATTCGCCCACTGACATCGTAGTTTATTTTGTAGCGGTGCGGGAAGCTACGATGCGGGCTTGCCATAGCGGATCTTTGTCCGCTATATCGGGCCCAAAATTTCTCActgtcccgctatagcgagactaACCCCGCCATGGCCGCTCTCGCCACGgcacccaccccccccccccccccccccccccccgtttCCATATTTTCCCAACTTGTTCATCCTTCAACAAAACTCAAAAGAAAAGCCAATGTTTCAAAGCAAAAATCTGCATAGAAACATCCGCTGAACTAGAGTAATTGTCTTATAAGTGCCCTTAAACCCGGACACCcacaccaaaaacaaaaacaaaaaaacaaaaaaattatccaaacaTCTAAAACAAACCAAAGCAGTAATTTGTCTTAAAACAAGCCCTACAAGGGCAAAGGGAACCAAGCTGATATAAAACAAAGGGGAGGGGGGATCTAAGCCACTCGTTCTTTGGTCGCGTCTACCTCAAGATCCGAGTCGCTAAGTATTCGCCGCCAAGCCCGGACGCACTCGAAGGAGAGCGGGACATCTCGAGGTGGTCACCTTGGAGGTCTTCTCCTTCGGGACTAGGGTCTTTAGAAGGCTCTTGACGCCCTACTGCATCCTCACAAATAGCTTATTCCTAGCCCAGTTCTTCCTCTTCTCCCAGTCTAAGTTCTCTCGAAGATACATGTGGGCCTGGGCCATAGATCCAAAGGAACCCTGCAAGGAGTCCACAGCGTCCCCCATCTTGCTCTGAGCGTCCAGATAACCCTTCATTTCATCCGGGGTAAAATAACCAGCACCAGCAGCAGCACTAGACGACCCGACCTCTATGTAAGGCCCCGAAAATCCCATTATGTCCGTTTTCACCGCCTCCATGCGCTACTAAGGTGCCGGGGCACAGCGAAGGACCACTCCCGTCGCCACCTCCCTCTTGGGCCTCGCTGGCCTCATCACCATCCGAGTCGATCCTCCTCCTCTTACCCCTACCCTGTGACCCATTCACCTTCAGGGGGTCGAAAGGGACATCACACTTAACATATCGGTCGCCAGGCTCCACAGTCACACTCGCCTTTTGGTACAAGTGGGTAATCATAGACGAAAATATCAAGCGCGGGCCAACTTTGACCATGAAACTCCACCACTCTTCAATCACCTGCATCCCCACATTCACTGGCACACCATCCAAAATGAAAGCAACCCGCAAGGGCACAGGGGTTAAGGAAGTGACATCGGTAGTGTTGCCGGCCGGGCTTTCGAACGGCGACGGGATCAACACCTCGTCCTGCGGGGTAAAAGTGACGGCTCTTGATGGCGGATTGGGTGGTGCCCCAGGTGGTCTTCCTCCTCTTGGGCTCCTGTACCAACGTCCTCACTAACCAAGGCCCGTTCCATCGTGGTCCTCGTCCGCCACTGTACCGCGACTGCCAAAGATTAAAAAACCGTGAACAACATTTATTGCTTTCGTGCCGACCTTTATATTAACCTCTCTAATGGTGATCTCTGGGTCCGGAACGGTCCAATCAACGGCAGGGAGCATGGCATAGAATTCCTTAACCTGGGATTGCGGTTAACCTCTCCCGACTCGACCAACGAACCTAACCCACGCGACGTAGAGTTGATAAGAATACCGCGCCGGCCTTCTTCACCCGATCTATGACAAGGCCCTCTCGTGAAGTAAACCCTTGATATCTTCAGCCGCATGTGCCTCTCTTGCATTAACGCGAAGGAAACCCGACATGAGCGGGGGCGACAggtcttgttgttgttgtggatttgcCATAGTAAGGTGAGTAAGTTAGCTGTAAAGGGAGGATAGTGTTAGAATAATGTGGCACAAAGATTAGACAGTGAGAAGATGTgcgtaattaatttaaaactcGGACTATATTAGTTTATAAGGTTCTACCTCAGGCAGCTCCGCGGCGGCCTTGGGATGACCCACGGCGAAAGCCGCTGCCAAAGTGGTCGCCACGAGCGATAATTTTTCGCCATAGCGATGCCTATTGCGCCGCTAGCGTCGGCTTGCCGTGGCCCGAGGGCGTCGCTACTGACGGACATCTCTCGGTTTATTCGGTTGCGCACCGTGACACTGCGAGCGCCGTAGCGCGACGGCCCCATGGCGAAGGAGGTCCGGCTGCGGCCCGACAATCCTTATATTCTAAACCCCAAAATTTCACTAtagttttcatatttttggCAAGGATCAAGTAATATGATAGCATGCTAACTTTTGCAACCTATAGAACCTTATTTCAACCATAATGAGCaccaaaattttgagaaaaaacatCAAAAGTTACACCTCTACCAAACACCCCCACCCCAACATGAACTACCCCATTTTAGGCAGATCTTTAGTAGTAAGTGATGATTGGGACAGTGTGAATGACGAAATGACCTTCCATGACCTAAAACTTCATACCCCAAgaaatcaaaatacttgttttaAAGGATCAACTTTTGCTCTAATCTAGCAACTTAGGAATGgaaattttataataaaagGCTATAATCAAGTTGTAGGGCGATGAGAGGGAGTACATACCTTGAAATAGTTAGAGATCTGCAAGCTTTTGCTCTGGGGGTGACCCTTGGGTGACAGAGAAATTCTTCCTCTTCCTTGAGTTATGTGAGTAGTATTATGAGTAATAAAGGGTGTAGGGTGTTTAAATGGAAAGTGAGGAGGGAGATAAGAGGTCTAAGGAGATGAATAAGGAGAGAAATTTTCGTGGGGAGTGGGAGAGTTTTCGGTTATAGAGAGTATGGGAGGAATGAGGGGTGAACTGAATCACCCTACTTTTAAATTTGCCCGTGTTTCGCCGCAGAGGTGGAGTGACCGCTGTAGCGGGCAGCGCCTGTCCGACCGCTTTGTAATTTTTTCCTTTCGCGGCGATAACTCAAAAATGCTTCCTCCTAGGGTGTAGGGGCTAGGAGCATGACCATTATCCTATCCCACGCCGTTCGGGGATGAACGacggtttaattggtatctgatgtaacgacccgctcgATCCTTATTTAATACTTCACAGACCTATATCAAATCAAGACCTAAGGTCTTAAAAGATAAGCCCTATGGGGTATCTAAAATGAATAAaagtgggaaaaatcaatttcggaTAGAGTTAAAAATTGTGGGTTCGCAAAATTTGTCCGCCGCGGCGCGGTATCGCCGTATGGGTCTCGCCGTTGCGGCGGCGGACATCGGGGACCGAGGGGCGCATTCTTCCAtacttagttttatatttcaccCTCCTTTTCAATAAATGACCCTTCAAGGCTGCTATTAGGTTTTACATaaagaaaaacccttgacactAAGAAAAAGAGGTTCCTCCAACATTCTTCACATCTTCTCCCTCAACTATCATCTCTCGCGGATGTCGATAAAACTAGGAGGTGGATACTTCATGAAGCTCAAACATTACCTTTCTTCATCGAGTaagttacggtttacttgagttagactttgattagtgagtcATATACGTATAAAGTgacggagaaagcatgattaggtcttcggacatggagtttgggatatatagatatatatatatatatatatatatatatatatatatatatatatatatatatatatatatatatatatatatagggtaacAATGATATATATGGGTACTAAGTTCTATGAATTCGTTGGTGGCTATGTGTTCCGACAGAGAGATCACTTGTTACGACTAAGAAGGGTTGCCTGCGTGTTAGCATAATCACTCGGAGGTATATCTAATTTCCATGATAAATTGTGAGTTATTGGTAATATTCATACCGTTGTTCGTTCTTGTCAATAAAAAGGGTTGCATTGGGTGAGTTGAGCGAATGCATAATAGTGTACGCCCATCAAGGGCATTTTTCATGACATTGATTCATTCATTAGCATCGTTGCGTATATTGCGTTTGATTATGAAATAATGCATGGAGCGGAAAGTCTGAGTAAGTAGCAGTTGTGCTCTTCGATTTTATATCCGAGTTAGGTTGAATATGAGGTACTACTTGATAGTCGATCATTGGCAGTGAtgtgaaaataaatatatatccatatatgaAAAGGTACATTTGACCCGGGGTGAAGATGTGGCCTAgatgtgagctcgtggtccgaggtttgttccggaacgagtggtatatGGGcatcatgggtcccctgcaggtcatgactattgggcaaagacaccaattagcatgtatgtatagtTCAAGTGATTGGctagtgcattgcattgtattgcacatcatcatattttgcattgtacatcattacattttattgcATTATTATTCGTTGGTTacgattttggtatggatgttgaatgcctattgtgatataagtatgaccattgactgagttaaatagTGGATTAGTGACTTTACCTTGGgacggaacttggacttgtgattatcaggtaagattattgagacttgatagacttgtggtttagaagctttatattaggttgtgactctgttgtgggatattctgtgacttggatttgagtattaagtgcctagcTATTTTATCTTGTTGATTCATATTATGTtgcatgaactaatcttagtcgacctatgatgcttaccagtacgtgtggtatactgatactactcttgctaaatcctttttgggtgtagatgtaTTACAGTTATTACTTGAAGTTTCTCTCTGGATTACGGACATCTTCCTACGGCCTTGCTCTTGCTCATCTCATTTCGAGCGAGGTTGTGTCGTCTATTTAGTTTTGTTCTTGTgtaataggagctcttgtacctatCTAGACTAGGTCCCGAGAAATTTTGCAGTCTTTCTTGTATTAATAACAGAGTCATTATGAGTACTTTTAAATTGCGATCattaagtatattgttgttaataaaaCTGTTGAATATTGGGTTGGTTAGTAAGAGTTCGCTTACTC is a window of Lycium ferocissimum isolate CSIRO_LF1 chromosome 12, AGI_CSIRO_Lferr_CH_V1, whole genome shotgun sequence DNA encoding:
- the LOC132040892 gene encoding F-box protein At1g30790-like, which produces MEKKVKEIPSEIVFQILGWLPVKSLNRFKCVSTSWSSMIFQHRPYGHIVVNVTSDNTRCAPRSGSMKAGLFCGPIRALTSSREQIQDLNVETFVEQLSLPYLCYENITPVVNGLACLYTGHQVSLFNMFTCEIMNLPLSSLHPESSKIWYALGFDPIDNVYKLFKVCAIPKPNQRTNYYEDDCGNKSDLVYEVLTFDTSSISEGKWREEIDKEYHCEFSNVNGQSYFVNGIIFWKFNGRIISFDVHQEKINIVEPPPVAPTRRFGQFEGHLALSYTHKDAPSYDSWILDIWMLEDHENSKWTKVTIKLPSHVEKYFYEATPIGNFPSGELVLSCFESQKVDNFFYTYDPIKRKFTRLMIDLPRSLALARRTEYPAHMACLFENMSNMNTPLDDLVAGSNK